In Pseudomonadota bacterium, a genomic segment contains:
- a CDS encoding motility protein A (Homolog of MotA, appears to be involved in motility on surfaces and under different ionic conditions. With MotS (a MotB homolog) forms the ion channels that couple flagellar rotation to proton/sodium motive force across the membrane and forms the stator elements of the rotary flagellar machine.) — protein sequence MDIATIIGIVAGAGLIIAAILMGSGLGTFIDVPSVLVVIGGSVAAMLIAFPLDRVIGSIKIALKAFFSP from the coding sequence ATGGATATTGCAACCATAATAGGAATTGTCGCCGGAGCAGGGTTAATTATTGCAGCTATCTTGATGGGCAGCGGTTTAGGCACCTTTATTGATGTTCCATCAGTTCTCGTCGTTATTGGCGGCTCGGTTGCCGCCATGCTGATTGCCTTCCCTCTTGATCGGGTCATCGGCTCAATCAAAATCGCCCTGAAAGCATTTTTCAGCCCGAA